A window of Bufo gargarizans isolate SCDJY-AF-19 chromosome 9, ASM1485885v1, whole genome shotgun sequence contains these coding sequences:
- the LOC122919592 gene encoding bcl-2-like protein 1 isoform X1 translates to MAAGNHTDPLVTEAYQLARDYIAYVTGRSKGPPSSAAALALCHAGDELLEKFPIFFKRWPRVFKGLTEDRACDFLIETIDENVQGYWDRQMRHPGYPADIPWSTVLSIYVLAGQMAIYCHEHGMDGVLDPLTERVGAYVEEHICPVLQEKGGWVGFVEHYGKRDGLEKKTLRVCGAVAAVCSALLLTHFLWRRKLSSP, encoded by the exons ATGGCTGCCGGGAACCACACAGACCCCTTGGTCACCGAGGCCTACCAGCTAGCCCGAGACTATATAGCCTACGTGACAGGCCGAAGCAAAGGGCCTCCGTCCTCCGCGGCCGCCCTCGCCCTATGCCATGCAGGGGACGAGCTTCTGGAAAAGTTCCCCATCTTCTTCAAACGCTGGCCCAGGGTGTTCAAAGGGTTAACAGAAGACAGGGCCTGCGACTTCCTGATAGAGACCATAGACGAGAACGTCCAGGGGTACTGGGACCGACAGATGAGACACCCGGGGTACCCCGCCGACATCCCCTGGAGCACCGTGCTGTCCATATACGTCCTGGCCGGGCAGATGGCCATATACTGCCATGAGCATGGCATGGACGGCGTGCTGGACCCCCTGACCGAGAGGGTGGGCGCCTACGTAGAGGAACATATCTGCCCTGTCCTTCAAGAGAAGGGAGGATGG GTGGGTTTTGTAGAACATTATGGAAAGAGGGATGGCTTAGAGAAGAAGACGCTGCGTGTCTGCGGTGCCGTCGCCGCCGTCTGCTCAGCTCTGCTGCTCACTCACTTCCTATGGAGGAGAAAACTGTCTTCCCCTTGA
- the FAM166A gene encoding protein FAM166A encodes MKSPRSVLSPLRHPLPQRAAEPHKFQRSHVCSFPMDHEIVLPKIYIPPGYAGHRPMLQFQHATSFSHMVANAVDDFLEVQSSVTGRQINRAVEDTYNHDAREDVYTTRHWKPKAEFKSPLSTFKNSKIDLPQNLQRNAVPGYTGFIPRYHSSTGASFAPRVKESMDEFDRSQVGKIIVRG; translated from the exons ATGAAGAGCCCCCGCTCCGTGCTGTCGCCCCTGAGGCATCCCCTCCCTCAGCGGGCAGCTGAACCCCACAAATTCCAACGCTCACATGTCTGCAGCTTTCCGATGGATCACGAAATTGTGTTACCAAAAATTTACATTCCACCGGGATATGCAG GTCACCGACCGATGCTGCAGTTTCAGCACGCCACCTCTTTCAGTCACATGGTCGCCAATGCAGTTGATGACTTTTTGGAGGTCCAATCATCAGTGACCGGACGGCAGATCAACCGTGCAGTGGAAGATACTTACAACCACGACGCCAGAGAG GATGTTTATACCACGAGACACTGGAAGCCGAAGGCAGAATTTAAATCCCCTTTATCGACATTTAAGAATTCAAAAATAGACCTACCACAAAACCTGCAACGTAACGCCGTACCGG GTTACACCGGGTTCATTCCTCGATATCACTCGAGTACAGGCGCCAGTTTTGCACCAAGAGTCAAGGAGAGTATGGATGAATTTGATCGCAGCCAGGTAGGAAAGATAATTGTAAGAGGCTAA
- the LOC122919591 gene encoding uncharacterized protein LOC122919591, protein MSSAGDGDRTGRKTSSKRKHLACRDCDTPLADSYEFNRCPSCRPPPLPPDTEPTIRDVVVWVKDFVESSMNTLRDSVSSRRPSVRSPLRPTPMQEEAYHTVDEVHSSESSGEEEEAGRAPATVKAYARVKRIFLLWCASHQVPSQDPPVSAILQFMQDGLDKGLSPSTLKVQISALSAAFGRSLHQDPLIKRFLKGAVRLKPSISRPIPQWDLSVVLKGLSGPPFEPLEEVDFKFLSWKVTFLLAVTSAKRISELQAFSAYEPYTLFLPDRVLLRFLPTFLPKVPSVHNINQVVSLPVLCSSSSSAEETSLHTLDVARCLRIYIERSREFRRSENLLILFFGRNKGKKASKPTLSRWIREAIRESFASQNRPPPAFVTAHSTRAVSTSWAERSLIPLEQICSAASWSSHSTFVSHYRLNLRGSEDTAFGRSVLNSIQH, encoded by the exons ATGTCCTCTGCCGGTGATGGGGATCGGACTGGGCGCAAGACGTCATCCAAGCGCAAGCATTTGGCGTGTAGGGATTGTGACACCCCTCTAGCGGACTCCTATGAATTTAATAGGTGTCCCTCTtgccgtcctcctcctctgcctcctgatACGGAGCCTACCATACGGGACGTAGTAGTCTGGGTAAAGGACTTTGTGGAGTCCTCAATGAACACCCTAAGGGATTCCGTGTCATCCAGAAGACCCAGTGTCCGATCTCCTCTGAGACCCACTCCTATGCAGGAGGAAGCCTACCATACCGTGGACGAAGTCCATTCCTCTGAGTCTAGCGGGGAGGAAGAAGAGGCTGGAAG AGCTCCTGCGACTGTCAAGGCCTACGCCAGGGTAAAGCGCATTTTTCTTCTATGGTGTGCATCTCATCAAGTACCATCTCAGGATCCTCCAGTATCAGCTATTCTTCAGTTCATGCAGGATGGACTAGATAAGGGCCTCAGCCCTTCTACACTCAAGGTACAGATCTCTGCTCTGTCAGCCGCCTTTGGCAGATCTTTACATCAAGACCCTCTGATTAAgaggttccttaaaggagccgTACGTCTTAAGCCTAGCATTTCAAGACCTATACCGCAGTGggatctctcagtggtgcttaaagggttgagtggtcctccctttgaacccttggaagaAGTGGACTTTAAGTTTTTATCCTGGAAGGTAACCTTTTTGTTGGCCGTAACTTCGGCCAAACGCATTTCAGAGCTTCAGGCTTTTTCGGCATATGAGCCATACACTTTATTTTTACCGGACAGAGTCCTTTTACGTTTTTTACCCACCTTTTTGCCTAAGGTGCCCTCTGTGCACAACATTAATCAAGTTGTGTCTTTGCCTGTGTTatgttcctcttcttcctctgcagAAGAAACTTCCCTCCATACTCTGGATGTGGCCAGATGTTTGAGAATCTACATTGAGAGATCCCGGGAGTTCAGAAGGTcagagaatcttcttatcctgttcttTGGCAGGAATAAAGGGAAGAAGGCCTCTAAGCCTACTCTAAGTAGATGGATCAGAGAGGCCATCAGAGAATCTTTCGCTTCCCAGAATAGACCTCCTCCTGCCTTTGTCACTGCTCACTCCACCCGAGCAGTCTCTACTAGTTGGGCCGAAAGGTCTCTTATTCCTCTGGAACAGATCTGTtccgcggcctcctggagctcacaTTCTACCTTTGtgagccattatagactcaacctCAGGGGATCAGAAGACACTGCCTTTGGGCGGTCTGTTTTGAATTCCATTCAGCATTGA
- the LOC122919592 gene encoding uncharacterized protein LOC122919592 isoform X2 has translation MAAGNHTDPLVTEAYQLARDYIAYVTGRSKGPPSSAAALALCHAGDELLEKFPIFFKRWPRVFKGLTEDRACDFLIETIDENVQGYWDRQMRHPGYPADIPWSTVLSIYVLAGQMAIYCHEHGMDGVLDPLTERVGAYVEEHICPVLQEKGGWGCSLSDQAGAAGSLEARSSCIQLPVWLTHIVFQRPLVVCC, from the exons ATGGCTGCCGGGAACCACACAGACCCCTTGGTCACCGAGGCCTACCAGCTAGCCCGAGACTATATAGCCTACGTGACAGGCCGAAGCAAAGGGCCTCCGTCCTCCGCGGCCGCCCTCGCCCTATGCCATGCAGGGGACGAGCTTCTGGAAAAGTTCCCCATCTTCTTCAAACGCTGGCCCAGGGTGTTCAAAGGGTTAACAGAAGACAGGGCCTGCGACTTCCTGATAGAGACCATAGACGAGAACGTCCAGGGGTACTGGGACCGACAGATGAGACACCCGGGGTACCCCGCCGACATCCCCTGGAGCACCGTGCTGTCCATATACGTCCTGGCCGGGCAGATGGCCATATACTGCCATGAGCATGGCATGGACGGCGTGCTGGACCCCCTGACCGAGAGGGTGGGCGCCTACGTAGAGGAACATATCTGCCCTGTCCTTCAAGAGAAGGGAGGATGG GGTTGCAGCTTATCTGATCAAGCTGGTGCTGCCGGCAGTTTGGAGGCACGGAGCTCATGCATTCAGCTTCCTGTTTGGCTTACACACATTGTGTTCCAGCGCCCTCTGGTGGTTTGTTGCTGA